The bacterium genome has a segment encoding these proteins:
- a CDS encoding acyltransferase, whose amino-acid sequence MLTRLLKRASAAWERLRFTPLERYRRRGLRAPAWLPVFNASIAEPHLTEIGENVWLTAGTLLLNHDGAIAMLNRAGRTDLVNVVGRIVIEDDVFVGTRAVIMPGVRVGRGSVVAAGALVTRDVPPDSVVGGVPAKVICSVEDYLAEYSQPGRVLEAEDEGAIRQTVSAWARSGTDGKVALRLRRGKTRLTS is encoded by the coding sequence ATGCTGACACGCCTGTTGAAGCGGGCCTCCGCCGCCTGGGAGCGCCTGCGCTTCACCCCCCTGGAGCGCTACCGCCGCCGGGGTCTGCGCGCGCCGGCCTGGCTTCCCGTTTTCAACGCCAGCATCGCCGAGCCCCATCTGACGGAGATCGGTGAGAACGTCTGGCTCACGGCGGGGACCCTGCTGCTGAACCACGACGGGGCCATCGCCATGCTCAACCGGGCCGGGCGCACGGACCTGGTCAATGTGGTGGGACGCATCGTCATCGAGGACGACGTGTTCGTGGGCACGCGGGCGGTGATCATGCCAGGGGTGCGCGTGGGACGAGGCAGCGTGGTGGCGGCGGGGGCGCTGGTCACCCGGGACGTGCCGCCGGACAGCGTGGTGGGCGGAGTGCCCGCCAAGGTGATCTGCTCCGTTGAGGACTACCTGGCCGAGTACTCCCAACCCGGACGCGTGCTGGAAGCGGAGGACGAGGGCGCGATCCGCCAGACGGTGTCCGCCTGGGCGCGATCGGGGACGGACGGCAAGGTGGCCCTGCGGCTGCGACGGGGCAAGACCCGCCTCACGAGCTGA
- a CDS encoding lipopolysaccharide biosynthesis protein, with protein MAESLRQRSLAGLGWAFGQQAGSQLSRVLFSILLARVLAPDDYGLLGLGLLCVNFLQILATFGLGDGLIQAGRRASPGELSTLFRLHALLASSAALTLLLAAPAIAAWYRLDGLSDILRLLALTFLFSIGIVVPRAALEKDLHFEIVARRAVPATVVSGLLALAAAHAGWGVYSLVVLSLAEPAILALSLLPWIPRHRPAPLRQVLPVMRYSWKLALAGVVGFAGKNIDAVVIGRWIGARDLGLYQLGFRLTRLPSQNLAAVLDRVLFPAYASIQDDPARVARAYARVLRGMSWLMFPVMTLVAASLEWVAPLLLTHRWDGVVPVMQVFCALAVVQTMGRSMNAVIQALGRSDVVLAWVFLAAPLNVAAVAISARWGILAVAGALVATRLVIQLGQQHVLARLLGVPHGRLLKAEFAGLPLALLQGSFFAMGAWAGWHPLTLSALAAAVVLMPAGRLVARRGVRGALAWLTGDFSS; from the coding sequence ATGGCTGAGAGTCTGCGCCAGCGAAGCCTGGCCGGACTGGGCTGGGCCTTCGGGCAGCAGGCGGGCAGCCAGCTCAGCCGTGTCCTCTTCTCCATCCTCCTGGCGCGCGTGCTGGCGCCGGACGACTACGGCCTGCTGGGGCTTGGCCTGCTCTGCGTGAACTTTCTGCAGATCCTGGCCACCTTCGGGCTTGGCGACGGCCTGATCCAGGCCGGCCGCCGGGCCTCGCCCGGGGAGTTGTCCACTCTCTTCCGCCTGCACGCCCTCCTGGCCAGCAGCGCCGCCTTGACCCTCCTGTTGGCCGCGCCGGCCATCGCGGCCTGGTACCGGCTGGACGGCCTGTCCGACATCCTGCGCCTCCTGGCCCTGACCTTCCTCTTCTCCATCGGCATCGTGGTGCCGCGCGCGGCCCTGGAGAAGGATCTGCACTTTGAAATCGTCGCCCGGCGGGCGGTGCCCGCCACGGTGGTGAGCGGGCTGCTGGCCCTGGCGGCGGCCCACGCCGGGTGGGGTGTCTACAGCCTGGTGGTCCTTTCACTGGCGGAACCGGCCATCCTGGCCCTCAGCCTGCTGCCCTGGATCCCGCGCCACCGGCCGGCTCCGCTGCGGCAGGTGCTTCCTGTGATGCGCTACTCGTGGAAGCTGGCCTTGGCCGGGGTGGTGGGTTTCGCCGGCAAGAACATCGACGCGGTGGTGATCGGCCGCTGGATCGGCGCGCGGGATCTGGGGCTCTACCAATTGGGCTTCCGCCTGACCCGCCTGCCCAGCCAGAACCTGGCCGCCGTGCTGGACCGCGTGCTCTTTCCCGCCTACGCCAGCATCCAGGATGATCCGGCCCGCGTGGCGCGGGCCTATGCGCGGGTGCTGCGCGGCATGTCCTGGCTGATGTTCCCGGTCATGACCCTGGTCGCCGCCTCCTTGGAGTGGGTGGCGCCCCTGCTCTTGACCCACCGCTGGGACGGGGTGGTGCCGGTGATGCAGGTCTTTTGCGCGCTGGCGGTGGTGCAGACCATGGGCCGCAGCATGAACGCGGTCATTCAAGCCCTGGGCCGCAGCGATGTGGTGCTGGCCTGGGTCTTTCTGGCCGCGCCGCTCAACGTGGCCGCCGTGGCCATCAGCGCCCGCTGGGGCATCCTGGCGGTGGCGGGGGCCTTGGTGGCGACCCGGCTGGTCATCCAGCTGGGGCAGCAGCACGTCCTCGCCCGTCTGCTCGGAGTGCCCCACGGCCGCTTGCTGAAAGCGGAGTTTGCCGGCCTGCCCCTAGCCCTGCTGCAGGGGTCCTTCTTTGCGATGGGCGCATGGGCCGGCTGGCACCCGCTGACGTTGAGCGCACTGGCGGCCGCGGTGGTCCTGATGCCGGCGGGCAGGCTGGTGGCCCGGCGCGGAGTCCGCGGGGCGCTGGCCTGGCTGACCGGGGACTTCAGCTCGTGA
- a CDS encoding MATE family efflux transporter, with translation MSLLHPTLSRQVIRLAVPVVISQLSQTVVGMVDTMMVGRLGVVALGATGLAGLAVWMVMGAVGHLATGTQILTARRTGQEDHQAAGRALASALQAGLPLALALTGLLFLIYPVYYGLVLQGPEDPLYQPCLHYSLWRISGLVPFVVISALRGFYNGVGDTKQHMRVAIAINLLNIPLNWIFIFGRLGAPALGAPGAGLASLLATTAGCGLFLWQAYRTGLRDRWGFHWRMVLRRAAHAAEGPAHLLRLAAPAAAQAFLVLAGFTFFIAMMRHVGMVEVAATNVVFTILSFSFMPGFGIGIAASTLIGQLMGAGRPEEAKRAGWEAQKLGMLLMSGLGLVFILAPDPLMSLFTSDPAVHEAARWPLRLLGLFQALDALGMTTAGCLEGAGMTAFVMRVDVGLNWLVFLPVSAVIIYGFKGGILEGFAALAIYLTAYALILQRAYRRGDWMRRVV, from the coding sequence ATGAGCCTGCTGCACCCCACGCTCTCCCGCCAGGTGATCCGCCTGGCCGTCCCTGTCGTCATCTCCCAGCTCAGCCAGACCGTGGTGGGCATGGTCGACACGATGATGGTGGGCCGCCTGGGCGTGGTGGCCCTCGGCGCCACCGGGCTGGCCGGCCTCGCCGTGTGGATGGTGATGGGAGCCGTGGGGCATCTTGCCACGGGAACCCAGATCCTCACGGCCCGCCGCACGGGCCAGGAGGACCACCAGGCGGCGGGGCGGGCCCTCGCCTCGGCCCTCCAGGCGGGACTGCCGCTGGCCCTGGCGCTGACCGGCCTGCTCTTCCTCATCTACCCTGTCTACTACGGTCTGGTGCTGCAGGGGCCGGAAGATCCGCTCTACCAGCCCTGCCTTCACTACTCGCTGTGGCGGATCAGCGGCCTGGTGCCCTTCGTCGTCATCTCCGCGTTGCGGGGTTTCTACAACGGCGTGGGCGACACGAAGCAGCACATGCGCGTGGCCATCGCCATCAACCTGCTCAACATCCCGTTGAACTGGATCTTCATCTTCGGCCGGCTGGGCGCCCCCGCCCTTGGGGCGCCGGGAGCGGGATTGGCCTCCCTGCTGGCCACCACCGCCGGCTGCGGCCTCTTCCTGTGGCAGGCCTACCGCACCGGTTTGCGGGACCGCTGGGGATTCCACTGGCGCATGGTCCTGCGGCGCGCCGCCCATGCCGCGGAGGGTCCCGCCCACCTGCTGCGCCTGGCCGCGCCGGCCGCCGCCCAGGCCTTCCTCGTGCTGGCGGGCTTCACCTTCTTCATTGCCATGATGCGACACGTGGGGATGGTGGAGGTGGCGGCCACCAATGTGGTCTTCACCATCCTGTCCTTTTCCTTCATGCCGGGTTTCGGCATCGGCATCGCGGCCAGCACCCTGATCGGGCAGTTGATGGGGGCGGGCCGGCCCGAGGAGGCGAAGCGGGCGGGCTGGGAGGCCCAGAAGCTGGGCATGCTGCTCATGAGCGGACTGGGCCTTGTGTTCATCCTGGCGCCCGACCCGCTCATGTCGCTCTTCACCAGCGATCCGGCCGTGCATGAAGCCGCCCGCTGGCCCCTGCGGCTGCTGGGGCTCTTCCAGGCCCTGGACGCCCTGGGCATGACAACGGCGGGCTGCCTGGAGGGCGCGGGGATGACCGCCTTTGTCATGCGCGTGGACGTGGGTCTCAACTGGCTGGTCTTCCTGCCCGTCTCGGCTGTCATCATCTACGGCTTCAAGGGTGGCATCCTGGAAGGCTTCGCCGCGCTGGCGATCTATCTCACGGCCTACGCCTTGATCCTGCAGCGCGCCTACCGGCGCGGTGACTGGATGCGGCGGGTGGTGTGA
- a CDS encoding MBL fold metallo-hydrolase — MYFTLLGPAGDHAAHCRHLSAGQAGLLLDAGLDPIIEGRAALPDLSLLDRHQDYYPVHAILISHAHVDHMAALPVLAARWPEAVILCTEATWRLTRLQLCRHATLWAQACEAGDSAEEPLYGPADVQDLDHRLRFVEKGVRINPVAADPGLFLTPLDAGHILGSVSWLIEVEGRSLYYTADICGRPQSVIQGAIYPPGADVVVSESTVAWSKQHATLSRRDEIERLAAGIREVAGVGGSLLMPVFNMGRAQELLYILHSLKRKGRIPPLPVYLGRRAWEIAQLYDQFAAHDRRLLPDFQFVETMVDILDLDEDEVDLSGSRIFLVPSGMMQPHSASWRLARQLLPLPLHAIFFVGHAAGGSFAKQVLQSAPGEQLDFAGVALPRHCRIESYLFSSHSSLPELLDMLRRVAPSHLVMLPGRKDSARRLGWAALEQDPGLVVEEALPGQEMDLSAR; from the coding sequence ATGTATTTCACGCTGTTGGGACCCGCCGGCGACCATGCCGCCCATTGCCGCCACTTGAGCGCGGGGCAGGCCGGTCTGTTGCTGGATGCCGGCCTGGATCCCATCATCGAGGGACGTGCCGCCCTGCCCGACCTCAGTCTGCTGGACCGCCACCAGGACTACTACCCCGTCCACGCCATCCTGATCAGCCATGCCCACGTGGACCACATGGCCGCCCTGCCCGTGCTGGCCGCCCGCTGGCCCGAGGCCGTCATCCTGTGCACGGAGGCCACCTGGCGCCTGACCCGCCTCCAGCTGTGCCGGCACGCCACCCTGTGGGCCCAGGCCTGCGAGGCGGGCGACAGCGCGGAGGAGCCGCTCTACGGACCAGCCGACGTGCAGGACCTGGACCACCGCCTGCGCTTCGTGGAAAAGGGCGTGCGCATCAATCCCGTGGCGGCCGATCCCGGCCTCTTCCTCACGCCCCTGGATGCCGGGCACATCCTGGGCAGCGTCAGCTGGCTGATTGAAGTGGAGGGTCGATCCCTTTACTATACGGCGGACATCTGCGGGCGGCCGCAAAGCGTCATCCAGGGCGCGATCTACCCGCCCGGCGCCGATGTGGTGGTCAGCGAGAGCACGGTGGCCTGGAGCAAGCAGCACGCCACCCTCTCCCGGCGGGACGAGATCGAACGGCTGGCCGCCGGCATCCGCGAGGTGGCCGGCGTGGGCGGTTCCCTGCTCATGCCCGTCTTCAACATGGGCCGGGCCCAGGAACTGCTCTACATCCTGCACAGCCTGAAACGCAAGGGCCGCATCCCCCCCTTGCCCGTCTACCTGGGCCGCCGGGCCTGGGAGATCGCCCAGCTCTACGACCAGTTCGCCGCCCACGACCGCCGCTTGCTGCCGGACTTCCAGTTCGTGGAGACGATGGTGGACATCCTCGATCTGGACGAGGATGAGGTGGACCTGTCCGGCTCGCGCATCTTCCTGGTGCCCTCCGGCATGATGCAGCCGCACAGCGCCTCTTGGCGCCTGGCCCGCCAGCTGCTGCCCTTGCCGCTGCACGCCATCTTCTTCGTGGGACATGCCGCGGGCGGCAGCTTCGCCAAGCAGGTGTTGCAGTCCGCCCCCGGCGAGCAGCTGGACTTCGCCGGCGTGGCCCTGCCGCGCCATTGCCGCATCGAGAGCTACCTCTTCTCCTCGCATTCCAGCCTGCCCGAACTGCTGGACATGCTGCGGCGCGTGGCCCCTTCCCACCTGGTGATGCTGCCCGGGCGCAAGGATTCCGCCCGCCGCCTGGGCTGGGCCGCCCTGGAGCAGGATCCCGGCCTGGTCGTCGAGGAGGCGCTGCCCGGGCAGGAGATGGACCTCTCGGCCCGATGA
- a CDS encoding Gfo/Idh/MocA family oxidoreductase has translation MRFGVVGLGYWGPNLVRNFQALPDVEELWITDLDEGRRTAAARRFPGTRVAAGFEQMLGQGLDAVALATPLSTHFDLGRLALEAGCHLLVEKPFTESAAQARELIGLARGKGLTLMVDHTFLYTGAVRKIRELVDGGELGRLLYFDSVRVNLGLFQHDTNVVWDLAPHDLSICDHLTGVEPQAVQACGARHYYQHEDLAYLTVFYPDQLIAHFHVNWIAPVKVRRILIGGDRHMVVYDDMEPSEKIKVYDRGVELTRPEEIWRTLVSYRTGDMRAPRLDGGEALAGMARDFLAGIRTGAEPLCGPAHALRVTRMLEAAEHSLRQGGRRVELAELS, from the coding sequence ATGAGATTCGGCGTGGTGGGGCTCGGCTACTGGGGACCCAATCTGGTGCGCAATTTCCAGGCCCTGCCCGACGTGGAGGAGCTCTGGATCACCGACCTCGACGAGGGGCGCCGCACCGCCGCCGCCCGGCGATTTCCCGGAACACGGGTGGCCGCCGGCTTCGAGCAGATGCTCGGGCAAGGGCTGGACGCCGTGGCGCTGGCCACGCCCCTCTCCACCCATTTCGACTTGGGACGGCTGGCCCTGGAGGCGGGCTGCCACCTGCTGGTGGAGAAGCCCTTCACGGAAAGCGCCGCCCAGGCCCGCGAACTGATCGGACTGGCCCGGGGCAAGGGCTTGACCCTGATGGTGGACCACACCTTCCTCTACACCGGGGCCGTGCGCAAGATCCGCGAGCTGGTGGACGGCGGCGAACTGGGCCGCCTGCTTTACTTCGACAGCGTGCGCGTCAACCTGGGCCTCTTCCAGCACGACACCAACGTGGTGTGGGACCTGGCGCCCCACGACCTCAGCATCTGCGACCACCTGACGGGGGTGGAGCCCCAGGCCGTGCAGGCCTGCGGCGCCCGCCATTACTACCAGCACGAGGATCTGGCCTACCTGACGGTCTTCTATCCGGACCAGCTCATCGCCCACTTCCACGTCAATTGGATCGCCCCCGTCAAGGTGAGGCGCATCCTCATCGGCGGCGACCGCCACATGGTCGTGTACGATGACATGGAGCCCAGCGAGAAGATCAAGGTGTACGACCGCGGCGTGGAACTGACCCGGCCCGAGGAGATCTGGCGCACGCTGGTCAGCTATCGCACGGGGGACATGCGCGCGCCGCGCCTGGACGGCGGCGAGGCGCTGGCGGGCATGGCCCGTGACTTCCTGGCCGGCATCCGCACGGGCGCCGAACCCCTCTGCGGCCCGGCCCACGCCCTGCGCGTGACGCGCATGCTGGAGGCCGCCGAGCACAGCCTGCGCCAGGGCGGCCGCCGGGTGGAGCTGGCTGAGCTGTCGTAG
- a CDS encoding DinB family protein, whose product MRDPFRLPAAGGDGRLSLLLAQLEEGRRRTLRVVAAVPPERLHWSSPQFPNSLAAHLAHLAAIELDWLYCDLLGREIPAEALALLPIADVLDPDGRLARAGTATLPELLAALEESRSRLVTECLRLREDGLGELVLGLEGAAAPDWILTHLLQHEAEHRGVMRRMAASWAD is encoded by the coding sequence ATGAGAGATCCCTTTCGCTTGCCGGCGGCGGGGGGCGATGGCAGGCTCAGCCTGCTGCTGGCCCAACTGGAGGAGGGCCGGCGACGGACCCTGCGCGTCGTGGCGGCGGTGCCGCCCGAGCGTCTGCATTGGTCCTCGCCCCAGTTCCCCAACAGTCTGGCCGCCCACCTGGCCCACTTGGCCGCCATCGAGCTGGACTGGCTCTACTGCGACCTGCTGGGCCGGGAGATTCCCGCCGAGGCACTGGCGCTGCTGCCCATCGCGGATGTCCTGGACCCGGACGGACGGCTGGCCCGGGCCGGGACCGCCACCCTGCCGGAATTGCTCGCGGCGTTGGAGGAGTCCCGCTCGCGGCTTGTGACGGAATGCCTCCGCCTGCGGGAGGATGGACTGGGAGAGCTGGTCCTGGGACTGGAAGGGGCGGCGGCCCCGGACTGGATCCTGACGCACCTGCTGCAGCACGAGGCGGAGCACCGCGGCGTCATGCGCCGCATGGCGGCGTCCTGGGCGGACTGA
- a CDS encoding nitrilase-related carbon-nitrogen hydrolase, giving the protein MADSSGRPDGPAASVRLGVLQLDPEQAPPLARLPDRLEDLADQGARVILLPEFWNATFDGGRLARGTLEDEGALSPLLAWSARRPGLLLCPGSLPLRLRDARTPALANRTWLIQDGRILARYDKLHLFGPMGEPAWVRAGDTPCVADLVMDGKRLRVGLAICYDLRFPELFRDLAARGAELVLLPAQWPRARHLAFHHLLRARAMENGITVAGANRLGRSGNTAFDGGSAAYGMGDGHVFLEPLYDREGAVVDLDLAAVRQERAGLDAVADRRYGLMPPGGGSEAARGGTGASP; this is encoded by the coding sequence GTGGCTGATTCCAGTGGAAGACCGGACGGACCGGCTGCCAGCGTGCGGCTGGGAGTGCTCCAGCTGGATCCGGAGCAGGCCCCCCCGCTCGCCCGGCTGCCCGACCGGCTGGAGGACCTGGCGGACCAGGGCGCCCGGGTCATCCTGCTGCCCGAGTTCTGGAACGCGACTTTCGACGGCGGACGCCTCGCCCGGGGGACCCTGGAGGACGAAGGGGCCTTGTCCCCCCTCCTGGCCTGGAGCGCGCGGCGGCCGGGCCTGCTGCTGTGCCCCGGGTCACTGCCCCTTCGATTGAGGGACGCTCGAACACCGGCCCTGGCCAATCGCACCTGGCTCATCCAGGATGGCCGCATCCTGGCCCGCTACGACAAGCTGCACCTCTTCGGTCCCATGGGCGAGCCGGCGTGGGTGCGGGCGGGCGACACCCCTTGCGTCGCCGATTTGGTCATGGACGGGAAGCGGTTGCGGGTGGGTCTCGCCATTTGCTACGACCTGCGCTTCCCCGAGCTCTTCCGCGACCTGGCCGCCCGCGGCGCCGAACTGGTGCTGCTCCCCGCCCAGTGGCCGCGGGCACGGCACCTGGCCTTCCATCACTTGCTGCGCGCCCGGGCCATGGAGAATGGCATCACGGTGGCGGGAGCCAACCGGCTGGGGCGCAGCGGCAACACCGCCTTCGACGGCGGCAGCGCGGCCTATGGCATGGGGGACGGGCATGTGTTCCTGGAACCGCTCTATGATCGCGAGGGGGCGGTGGTGGACCTGGACCTGGCGGCGGTGCGGCAGGAGCGCGCAGGGCTGGATGCCGTGGCGGATCGGCGCTACGGGCTTATGCCACCGGGTGGTGGAAGCGAAGCGGCGCGTGGTGGGACCGGGGCGAGTCCCTGA
- a CDS encoding glycosyltransferase yields MQRLTARLEAEGHRWRLLDDGRIPPRRLPLQLAKALLAARLAGFRLVHVHSGNWRVRFLCAVLGRWLGLPVLLTMHSFRDPGSARTRRLARTALKWASGIVAVSEEVRSRCLEHGAPAARLRVQYAYLDPPRAETATLPDGVEDFLRGHGPILAASAFRLRILQGQDLYGLDLLIDLMHQLRTWHTRAGLVFVLPETGLPDYLEQCQAKLADLGLERDLLIVRESIDFTALLRRSDLLVRPTTTDGDSISLREALHVGCRTLASDAVPRPAGVATFRSRDPAHLLQRCREVLADPAPPPRSGQDGWAGLAQAYATVMDG; encoded by the coding sequence GTGCAGAGACTGACGGCTCGACTGGAGGCCGAGGGTCATCGTTGGCGCCTGCTGGACGACGGCCGCATTCCACCCCGGCGCCTGCCCCTGCAGCTGGCCAAGGCCCTGCTTGCCGCCCGGCTGGCGGGATTCCGCCTGGTGCACGTGCATAGCGGCAATTGGCGCGTGCGCTTTCTTTGCGCCGTGCTGGGCCGCTGGCTCGGTCTGCCCGTCCTGCTGACCATGCACAGTTTCCGGGATCCCGGTAGCGCTCGCACTCGACGCCTGGCCCGGACGGCCCTCAAGTGGGCTTCGGGGATCGTGGCCGTCAGCGAGGAGGTGCGCAGCCGGTGCCTGGAGCACGGCGCCCCCGCCGCCCGCCTGCGGGTCCAGTACGCCTACCTGGACCCGCCTCGCGCTGAGACCGCCACCCTTCCGGACGGCGTCGAGGACTTCCTGCGCGGGCATGGACCGATCCTGGCGGCCAGCGCCTTCCGTCTGCGTATTCTGCAGGGGCAGGATCTCTACGGCCTGGACCTGCTCATCGACCTGATGCACCAGCTGCGCACCTGGCACACCCGGGCCGGCCTGGTCTTCGTCCTGCCGGAGACGGGCCTGCCGGACTATCTGGAACAATGCCAGGCGAAACTTGCCGACCTCGGTCTGGAGAGGGACCTCCTCATCGTGAGGGAGAGCATCGACTTCACGGCCCTGCTGCGCCGAAGCGACCTGTTGGTGCGGCCCACCACCACGGATGGCGACAGCATCTCCCTGCGCGAGGCGCTCCACGTCGGGTGCCGGACCCTCGCCAGCGACGCCGTGCCGCGGCCCGCTGGCGTGGCGACCTTCCGTTCGCGGGACCCTGCCCACCTCCTCCAGCGCTGCCGGGAGGTGCTCGCCGATCCCGCCCCGCCACCTCGTTCCGGCCAGGACGGATGGGCCGGCCTGGCGCAGGCCTACGCGACGGTCATGGATGGCTGA
- a CDS encoding DegT/DnrJ/EryC1/StrS family aminotransferase, which produces MPVPFLDLKIQYQSIKPEIDEAIAGILARTEFVTGPTVRAFEEAFAAAHGVRFCATCNSGTAALHLMLWGLDIGPGDEVLTAANTFMATAGGIKLAGARPRLADVREEDFNLDPERVEAALTPRTRALLPVHLYGQCADLAPLAEIARRHGLLLLEDAAQAHLATFEGGHAGQHGRAAAFSFYPGKNLGAYGEGGAVLTNDEDLWRRICRLRDHGMPEKYLHTEWGHNYRLEGLQGAVLGVKLRHLEAWTEARLQVAAWYREELAGLPGLLCPQELPGRRHVYHLFVIRVTPESGISRDALMARLQQAGIGCGLHYPRPVHLQPAAAELGYQAGDFPVTERLAGEILSLPMYAELTREQVAEVGRILRSALS; this is translated from the coding sequence ATGCCCGTCCCCTTCCTTGATCTGAAGATCCAATACCAGAGCATCAAACCCGAGATCGACGAAGCCATTGCCGGCATCCTCGCCCGGACCGAGTTCGTGACGGGTCCCACCGTCCGCGCCTTCGAGGAGGCCTTCGCCGCCGCCCACGGGGTCCGCTTCTGCGCCACCTGCAACAGCGGCACGGCGGCCCTGCATCTCATGCTGTGGGGGTTGGACATCGGACCCGGCGACGAGGTGCTCACCGCCGCCAACACCTTCATGGCGACGGCGGGCGGGATCAAGCTGGCCGGCGCCCGGCCCCGCCTGGCCGACGTGCGCGAGGAGGACTTCAACCTGGACCCGGAGCGCGTGGAGGCGGCCCTCACGCCGCGCACCCGCGCCCTCCTTCCCGTCCACCTCTACGGCCAGTGCGCCGATCTGGCCCCGCTCGCGGAGATCGCCCGCCGCCACGGCCTCCTGCTTCTGGAGGATGCCGCCCAGGCCCACCTCGCCACCTTCGAGGGCGGGCATGCCGGGCAGCATGGACGCGCCGCCGCATTCAGTTTCTACCCGGGCAAGAACCTGGGAGCCTACGGCGAGGGCGGCGCCGTGCTCACCAACGACGAGGACCTCTGGCGGCGCATCTGCCGCCTGCGCGACCACGGCATGCCCGAGAAGTACCTGCACACCGAGTGGGGCCACAACTACCGGCTGGAGGGCCTGCAGGGGGCCGTCCTCGGCGTCAAGCTGCGCCATCTGGAAGCCTGGACGGAGGCCCGTCTCCAGGTGGCCGCCTGGTACCGGGAGGAGCTGGCCGGCCTGCCCGGCCTCCTTTGTCCGCAGGAGTTGCCCGGCCGCCGCCATGTCTACCACTTGTTCGTCATCCGCGTGACGCCGGAGTCCGGCATCAGCCGCGATGCCCTGATGGCCCGTCTGCAGCAGGCGGGAATCGGCTGCGGCCTGCACTATCCGCGCCCCGTCCACCTGCAGCCGGCGGCGGCGGAACTGGGCTACCAGGCCGGGGACTTCCCGGTGACGGAGCGCCTCGCTGGCGAGATCCTCAGCTTGCCCATGTACGCGGAGCTGACGCGGGAGCAGGTGGCGGAGGTGGGTCGAATCCTGCGCTCAGCCCTGTCCTGA
- a CDS encoding acyltransferase yields the protein MEAYTRIAPDVKLGEGVRIFCFVNLYGCEIGDGSKVGAFVEIQKGARIGRNCKISSHTFICEGVEIGDGVFVGHNVSFINDRRPRATRADGSPQTEEDWTLERTRVLAGASIGTGSTILCGVTIGRDAMVGAGSVVTKDVPDGAVVAGVPARPVKGRTG from the coding sequence ATGGAGGCTTATACGAGGATCGCGCCGGACGTCAAGCTGGGCGAGGGGGTCAGGATCTTCTGCTTTGTCAACCTCTACGGCTGCGAGATCGGCGATGGGAGCAAGGTGGGCGCTTTCGTGGAGATCCAGAAGGGCGCGCGCATCGGCCGCAACTGCAAGATCAGCAGCCACACCTTCATCTGCGAGGGGGTGGAGATCGGCGACGGCGTCTTTGTGGGCCACAACGTCTCCTTCATCAATGACCGGCGCCCCCGCGCCACGCGGGCGGACGGCTCGCCCCAGACCGAGGAGGACTGGACCCTGGAGCGCACGAGGGTGCTGGCGGGAGCCTCCATCGGCACTGGTTCCACCATCCTTTGCGGCGTGACGATCGGCCGGGACGCGATGGTGGGGGCGGGCAGCGTGGTGACGAAGGACGTGCCCGACGGCGCCGTGGTGGCCGGCGTGCCCGCCCGCCCCGTCAAGGGTCGGACCGGATGA